The Mesorhizobium sp. NBSH29 genome has a segment encoding these proteins:
- a CDS encoding EAL domain-containing protein, whose product MQRFFASGNWLALALSAFVVLCAVVPALAIEPIKITRDDVALDLSGAVELYRDQGENFQVSTAPGPDGIVRRIEVEANDARSTGDWAVFALANTTDEQIDRLIVAPHFRLVNSGLVWPDLGSSRIAAITPSEGFALDRQVSIDADVFRVTLNPGSVVTFIAELASPKLPQVYLWDPEPYKDSVNSYTLYRGIVIGISGLLALFLTILFVVKGTSMFPATAALSWSVLAYICVDFGFLSRVIEISPGNEQIWRAGTEVALAATFVVFLFTYLNLNRWHGHFSYGALAWVLGLVLIAGVAIIDPAIAAGIARFSFAATALAGIGLIIYLGVQGYDRAIMLVPSWMMVLVWLAGSWLAVTGGLDNDIVQPALGGALVLIILLIGFTVMQHAFAGGGLHQGLFSDMERQALAVTGAGDTVWDWDVLRDRVVTRPDISHQLGLSPNSLTGPARTWLPVLHSDDRDTFRTTLDVVLEHRRGRVSQSFRLRGADGHYHWFALRARPVIGSDGEVIRCVGTLVDVTEQKKAEERLLHDAVHDNLTGLPSRELFLNRLEGIISIAKTEESIRPTVFVVDLDRFKQVNDGLGISAGDTILLTIGRRLHRLLKPGDSLSRFAGDQFALMLLSEQDPARIAAVADAIKQAISTPITFAKREIVLTASVGLITWTQAQASAEDMVKDAELAMHQAKRFGGDRIEPFRPAFRSVGTDRLQLESDLRRAIERKEFTLAYQPIVRLVDRSVAGFEALLRWDHPRRGSIPPSDFIPVAESCGLIVQLGLFAMQKAADDLAAWQKQIGDVPLSVSVNLSSRQLIRRDLVTDVRSVIARANLKPRCFRLELTESLVMDNPEQTNHVLSKLKKLGIGLSLDDFGTGYSSLAYLTRFPFDTIKIDKSFVDDTTAKREVLLKSMVNMAHDLGMSVVAEGVSDESDALRLRQMGCEYVQSFLFGAPMPGEAVLKILKEQYPLAQA is encoded by the coding sequence GGTCGAACTCTACCGCGATCAAGGCGAGAATTTTCAGGTTTCCACCGCGCCCGGACCAGACGGTATTGTGCGGCGTATCGAAGTGGAAGCCAATGATGCGCGCTCTACCGGCGACTGGGCGGTGTTTGCGCTGGCCAATACAACTGACGAACAGATCGACAGGCTGATCGTCGCGCCGCACTTTCGCCTGGTCAATTCCGGGCTGGTATGGCCTGACCTTGGCTCAAGCCGCATTGCCGCGATCACCCCCAGCGAGGGTTTTGCGCTCGACCGCCAGGTAAGCATCGACGCCGACGTGTTTCGCGTGACGCTCAACCCGGGTTCGGTGGTGACGTTCATTGCAGAGCTGGCTTCACCTAAGCTACCGCAAGTCTATCTTTGGGATCCCGAGCCATACAAGGATTCCGTCAATTCCTACACGCTCTATCGCGGTATCGTGATCGGTATCTCTGGGCTTCTAGCGCTGTTTTTGACGATCCTGTTCGTGGTCAAGGGTACCTCGATGTTCCCGGCGACAGCTGCCCTTTCCTGGTCTGTTCTGGCCTATATCTGCGTCGATTTCGGCTTTCTGAGCCGCGTTATCGAGATTTCGCCGGGAAATGAACAGATATGGCGGGCTGGAACTGAAGTTGCGCTTGCGGCCACGTTCGTTGTGTTCCTGTTCACCTATCTCAACCTCAACCGATGGCACGGGCATTTCAGCTATGGCGCGCTGGCCTGGGTGCTCGGACTGGTTCTGATTGCTGGCGTTGCCATAATCGATCCGGCAATTGCGGCAGGAATTGCGCGGTTTTCGTTTGCGGCAACCGCTTTGGCCGGAATCGGGCTGATCATCTATCTCGGCGTTCAAGGCTATGACCGCGCAATCATGCTTGTACCAAGCTGGATGATGGTACTGGTCTGGCTCGCAGGTTCGTGGTTGGCGGTGACTGGCGGGCTTGATAACGACATCGTGCAGCCGGCGCTTGGTGGCGCGTTGGTGCTGATAATACTGCTGATTGGTTTTACCGTTATGCAGCATGCTTTCGCCGGTGGGGGCCTGCACCAAGGGCTGTTCAGCGATATGGAACGCCAGGCGCTGGCAGTTACCGGTGCGGGCGACACAGTGTGGGACTGGGATGTGCTGCGTGACCGCGTGGTGACGCGCCCCGATATCTCTCATCAGCTCGGCCTCTCTCCCAACAGCCTTACCGGCCCGGCGCGAACCTGGTTGCCGGTGCTGCACTCTGATGATCGGGATACATTCCGAACGACGCTGGACGTTGTGCTCGAACACCGGCGCGGACGTGTGTCGCAGAGCTTCCGGCTACGCGGAGCGGATGGCCACTACCACTGGTTTGCGTTGCGCGCACGCCCTGTTATCGGCTCCGATGGCGAGGTTATCCGCTGCGTTGGAACCTTGGTCGATGTGACCGAACAGAAAAAAGCCGAAGAGCGGCTGCTGCACGACGCGGTGCATGACAATTTGACCGGCCTACCCAGCCGCGAACTTTTCCTCAACCGGTTGGAAGGCATCATTTCCATTGCCAAGACAGAGGAATCGATCAGACCGACCGTATTCGTCGTCGATCTGGACCGGTTCAAGCAGGTCAACGACGGGTTGGGGATTTCTGCAGGCGACACCATTTTGCTTACCATCGGGCGGCGGTTGCATCGGTTGTTAAAACCGGGCGATTCGTTGTCGCGTTTTGCAGGTGACCAGTTTGCGTTGATGCTGCTCTCCGAGCAGGATCCGGCACGCATTGCCGCCGTGGCCGATGCAATCAAGCAGGCGATTTCAACGCCGATCACCTTCGCCAAGCGCGAGATCGTGCTGACCGCTTCGGTCGGACTGATTACGTGGACGCAGGCCCAAGCCTCTGCAGAGGACATGGTCAAGGATGCGGAGCTTGCCATGCATCAAGCCAAGCGTTTCGGCGGTGATCGCATCGAGCCGTTCCGGCCAGCTTTCCGTTCCGTCGGCACCGACCGGTTGCAGCTCGAATCGGATCTCCGACGCGCTATAGAGCGCAAAGAGTTCACGCTTGCCTACCAGCCCATCGTGCGTCTGGTTGACCGGTCAGTTGCCGGCTTTGAGGCGCTGTTGCGTTGGGACCATCCGCGCCGTGGCTCCATCCCGCCCTCCGATTTCATTCCAGTCGCGGAAAGCTGCGGGCTTATCGTGCAGCTTGGCCTGTTTGCCATGCAGAAGGCGGCGGACGACCTTGCCGCCTGGCAGAAACAGATTGGCGATGTGCCACTGTCGGTCTCGGTCAATCTTTCGAGCCGGCAATTGATAAGGCGTGATCTCGTCACCGATGTACGTTCAGTCATCGCGCGGGCCAACCTCAAGCCACGCTGCTTCCGCCTGGAGCTGACGGAATCACTGGTGATGGACAACCCCGAGCAGACCAATCATGTGCTATCGAAGCTCAAGAAACTCGGGATCGGGCTTTCACTGGATGATTTCGGCACAGGTTATTCGTCGCTGGCTTATCTCACCCGCTTTCCGTTCGACACGATCAAAATCGACAAGAGCTTTGTCGACGACACAACAGCCAAGCGCGAAGTGCTTCTGAAATCCATGGTGAACATGGCACATGACCTTGGCATGTCGGTCGTAGCGGAAGGCGTTTCAGATGAAAGCGATGCGTTGAGACTGCGCCAGATGGGTTGCGAATATGTGCAGAGCTTTCTGTTCGGCGCGCCGATGCCGGGCGAAGCGGTTCTGAAAATCCTGAAAGAGCAGTACCCGCTTGCTCAGGCGTGA